CTCGATTTTATCACCGACCGCTGTGCCGGGAACAAAGAGTGAGTACCCTTCGACGTAGGCGATCCCGTCGCCGTCCTCGCCCGTCGCCTCGATGGTGACCGTCCGCGTTTCGCCCACCGAGACCGGGGCGGTCAGGTAGCCGATCCCGACGACGTACACCTCCGAGGAGGACTCCCGGGAGGCGTCCGGGCGAACGATGCTGACCTTGTCGAATTCGTCCTCGACGTCCGCGACGAAGGCATCGAGGTCCCGGCCCTGGAAGACCTTCACGACGAAGTTGCCACCCGAATCCAGGAAGTCCTGAGCGACCTCGAAGGCCGTCCGGGCGAGGTGAACCGACCGGGCGTGGTCCAGGTCGTACTCGCCGGTCATGTTCGGGGCCATGTCGGAGACGACCACGTCGACCCCTTCTGGGGCCGCCTGTTCGATTTTCTCGGTCGTCGAGTCCTCGGTCATGTCCCCGCGGATCGTCTCGACGTCGTGGTCTTCGAGCGGATCGATCCGCTGGAAGTCGACCCCGATGACCCGCCCCGTCTCCCCGACTCGCTCGGCGGCGACCTGCAGCCACCCGCCGGGAGCCGCCCCGAGATCGAGTACCGTGTCGCCGGCCGCAAGCAGCCCGACCTGGTCGTCGATCTGGGCAAGTTTGTAGGCCGAGCGAGCCCGGTAGCCCTGTTGCTTGGCCTTGTTGTAGTAGTGATCCTTGTGACTCATTGCGAGTGCGTTCGAGGCCGGTGGGGAAGTGGCTGGCGATGGGGTGGCCTCGGCCGCCGCTGGACCGCCGCGTACAGCCCCACACGCGGGACAGAACCGGCACCGGGCGGGAGGCTTGAAGAGGTGACTTTTTAAGTCGGGTGTCCGTATACCGGAAATATGTTTACGGCCATCGTGAGCGCAGAGACGCTCCGGACCACGCTCGACTCCGTGAGCGTGTTGGTGGACGAGTGCAAGATCCACCTCACCGAAGACGGACTCGAAATCCGGGCGGTCGACCCGGCGAACGTGGGTATGGTTGATCTCGAACTCGAGGCCGCGGCCTTCGAGTCCTACGAGGCGGACGGCGGAATCATCGGCGTGGACCTCTCGCGACTGGAGGACATCGCCGGCATGGCCGACGCCGGCCAGCTCGTCCAGCTCGAACTCGACGAGGAGACCCGAAAACTCCACATCCACATCGACGGCCTGGAGTACACCCTCGCGCTCATCGATCCCGACTCCATCCGCCAGGAGCCGGACCTCCCCGACCTGGACCTTCCCGCCCGCATCGTGATCGAGGGCCGGGACATCGACCGGGCGGTGCGAGCGGCGGATATGGTCTCCGATCACATCGCGCTGGGCGTGGATACGGCCGCCGAGCACTTCTACGTCGACGCCGAGGGCGACACCGACGACGTGCATCTGGAACTCGGCCCGGAGGATCTGATCTCCCTGGAGCTGGGCGAGGCCCACTCGCTTTTCTCGCTTGACTACCTCAAGGACATGAACAAGGCCATCCCGGCCGACGGCGAGGTCGTCGTCGAACTCGGCGAGGAGTTCCCCGTGAAGTTCCACTTCGACATCGCCGAGGGCCTGGGCAACGTGACCTACATGCTCGCGCCGCGGATCCAGAGCGAGTAGTCGAGCCGGTTCAGTTTTCACTTCTCCCCCCGTGCCATCCGGTAGATGTCCGCCAACCGAAAGGGCGACCGCCGGGAGCGGGAACTGGTCAACGCCCTCGATTCGGCCGGATTCGCCGTCATGCGAGCCCCGGCCAGCGGAAGCGCCACGGAGCGGGAACTCCCGGACGTCCTCGCGGGGAACGGCACTGTCTTCTACGCCATCGAGGCCAAATCCAGTGCCGCCGACCCGATATATCTCACCAGCGAGGAAGTCGAGGCACTACGATATTTCGCGGCGTCCTTCGGAGCGAAACCCCGGATCGCCGCCCGTTTCGATCGGGAGGACTGGGCCTTCTTCCACCCCGCTGAAACGCTCACCGAGAACGGGGCCTACCGCGTGAAACACGACCGGGCGGTCGAGGACGGCGAGCGGATCAAGGACCTCTGGGTCGAGGAGCCCGATCCGGAAGCCAGACGCGAGGACGTTCGTGGCATTCTCAACGCCCTCGATACGGGCGTGATGTCCGTCGAGGAGGCCGTGGAGTCGCTGTTGTAGCTCTTCAGAACCGATCTCGGACAATTGGAGTTTCTGTAGCCGCCGGGTGTGAAATCTCTTGATGATCACCCGGTTGGTTGCATCAACCCGTCTGGCTATCACCGGAAGGTCTATTACATTATATTGCGTTCTATTACACATGCCAATCAGCATCGATCGTCTCGAAAACGAACCGCCCGAGGTGTTGGCCGTCCGGGAGGGGACACAGCCCTACACGGTGCTCCAGTTCCTCGCCAAAAACGACGACCAGGCGTACACACAGACGGAGATTGCGGAGACAACGGGGATCGACCGAGGGAGTGTCGGTGCTGTTCTCTCGCGTCTCGATGATCGGGATCTCGTCCGGCACAAAGGCCGGTACTGGGCGATCGGGACGGACGACCGTCTGGCGGCGTTTGCGGCCCAGCAGCAGGCCAGTTCGATGTCGACGACCGATGATTACTACGCCGGGGAGGAATGACCGGGTACCAGCGTGGAGACGTTTTGAAAGGCCCGGACTTCTTCGGTGCTTCGCGGTTTCGGCCGTGGGTCTGTGTACACGACTCCGCTCATCCGTTCGGTGATCAAGAGGGTATCTTTGTCGCGATCACGACGACCCGACGATCCGAAGCGATCCCGCTCACCGATACTGACTTCCAAACTGGCGGGCTGCCAAAAACCAGCTACGTCAATCCCTGGACCGTAACGACGATCAAACACGCCGATATTCAATCCCGGGAGGGCGTCCTTATTGAGGAGACGACAAACACCATCGCCGAGAAATTATGCGACTACCTCGGCGTGAACTGCTGAAGCAGGACGACTCATCATCCGCCGCCAACCCGAGGCGTGATTACGGTGGGGCCAGAACTGGCCCCTGATGACAATCGACCCCGTCCACTACGACGGGATCGCCGCCCTCGCCAGTCGCATTCGTCACGACGCCGACCCCGAGGCCCACCGGGACCTCGCCGAGACCGTCTGGGCCGAGCATCTCGACCCGCTCCGGACGGACGGGGACCCGGTGCTGGAACCGATCGAGTCGGTGACTCGCCGGGCCGCGCCGATCGACGACCTGGCTTTGCAGCAGGCTCCCTTCGAAACGGCCCACGGCCTCGATTCTGGCACGATCAACCCGACGACGTTCAAGAACGGGCTCCTGCTCGACCTCGCGCAGGCGGCGATGGCGGCCGTCCCCTCGGATCTGGACCTCCACCGGGCCCGGACCTACATCATGCCGGTCCACTCCAACGACGCCTCGGTCAATCACGGCACGGATGGGTGGGACCCCTTCGACGAGGACCACGGCCGGGGCCGTATCGTCCAGACCGAGGCCCTGGCCCGCGACGAGGAGCGGATCGTCCACGGCCTGGCGCTCTACCTCGCCGAGAGCCATCACGCACTCGAACACGCCCACCGGGTCGAGGACGTGCTCTTCCTCGATGGCCCGCTGTATCCCAAAGGGCTGCTCCACTGGCGGGGCCGCCACGGCTCGATCGCGGAACTCGCCGGGGAGAACGATCTGGTGGCGGAGGTCCTCGAGAACTACGTCGCCCTCGTCGAGACGTTCCTGGAGCGGGAGATTCCCCTGGTCGGCTTCGTCAAGAGTCCCCAGTCCCGTGGGCTCATCAGAGCCCTCGCCGAGACGGGCCGACCGAGTCCCTGGGCGAGCGACACGGCGTTTTTCTCCCAGGTCCTCGAACAGCGCGAGGGCGGTGGCCGCCGAAACGAGCGGGTCACGGACCAGCTCTCCTGGACCGGCTGGTTCCGCTCCAGACTCGGGGCCGATGCGGTTTTCGCCGGGCCCGAGGCGGATCTGGGGGTCACCCGCGACCGCCCGGCCCCGGACTACGAGGTCGCCTTCTTCGTGATCTATGACCCCCGGACGGAGCTCCTCTTCAAGGCTGAACTCCCCGGCGGGTTCGCGGAGGACCCGGCGGTTCGGTCGGCAGTCGAACAGTACGTGCTGCGGGGGGTGGCAGCCGAGCGTGGGCCACCGCTGCCGATCGCGAAGGCCGACGAACTGGCCCGGATCGGAAGCGAGGGCAAGGCGGAACTCGTCCGACGGCTGGAGGTTGCTTTCGACACCAGCGAGGACCGGAACTACGACGCCGAGCGGTGGGGGCCGGAGTTCTGATCGGGAGCGAGATCAATTGTTCTGGGGGGAGGGTGATCGTGCAGCGGGGGAAAGGGGTTAGTTACCTCCGAACGGAGCAGTGCCATGAGCGATCTCGGATCGTTTTCGGACTTCCGGGACAGTGAGTCGTCCGGGGACGAGGGCGGTGAGGAGCAGTCCGGCGGGAGCGGTCCCGAGGGGCGCGAGTTCGACCGCCCAGACGTGACCGCAAGCGGCAGCGATACCGGTGTCGGCGCGCTCGCCGTCTCGGAGGGCCTTCGGGTCGCCGAGGAGGCAGAGGAGAACCGGTTGCGGGCCTACGTGACGGCCCAGAACCGAACGGATATCCGCCTCGGCACGTACCTGCTCGCGCCGTATCCGGACTACGAGACACTCTTCTGTCGCATCACCGGCCTGGAGTACGCCCAGGCCTACCGGAGCGACGATGCCACCGAGATTCACGCCCGTCGGGCCATGCGCTCCTCGGGGATCGACGAACAGGATTACAAACTCATGGCCGATCTCGACCCCCTCGCGGTTCTCTATCCCGACGGCGAGACCCTGCGACGCCGGGCCCCGGACCGGGTCCCGAAACCCGAGACGGTCGTCAAACACGCCAGTGACCACGAGAAGATCCGGACGGGGCTGGACCTCCCCGA
This region of Halodesulfurarchaeum sp. HSR-GB genomic DNA includes:
- a CDS encoding DNA double-strand break repair nuclease NurA, whose translation is MTIDPVHYDGIAALASRIRHDADPEAHRDLAETVWAEHLDPLRTDGDPVLEPIESVTRRAAPIDDLALQQAPFETAHGLDSGTINPTTFKNGLLLDLAQAAMAAVPSDLDLHRARTYIMPVHSNDASVNHGTDGWDPFDEDHGRGRIVQTEALARDEERIVHGLALYLAESHHALEHAHRVEDVLFLDGPLYPKGLLHWRGRHGSIAELAGENDLVAEVLENYVALVETFLEREIPLVGFVKSPQSRGLIRALAETGRPSPWASDTAFFSQVLEQREGGGRRNERVTDQLSWTGWFRSRLGADAVFAGPEADLGVTRDRPAPDYEVAFFVIYDPRTELLFKAELPGGFAEDPAVRSAVEQYVLRGVAAERGPPLPIAKADELARIGSEGKAELVRRLEVAFDTSEDRNYDAERWGPEF
- a CDS encoding 23S rRNA (uridine(2552)-2'-O)-methyltransferase; protein product: MSHKDHYYNKAKQQGYRARSAYKLAQIDDQVGLLAAGDTVLDLGAAPGGWLQVAAERVGETGRVIGVDFQRIDPLEDHDVETIRGDMTEDSTTEKIEQAAPEGVDVVVSDMAPNMTGEYDLDHARSVHLARTAFEVAQDFLDSGGNFVVKVFQGRDLDAFVADVEDEFDKVSIVRPDASRESSSEVYVVGIGYLTAPVSVGETRTVTIEATGEDGDGIAYVEGYSLFVPGTAVGDKIEVEVTGVKPRFGFAEPV
- a CDS encoding helix-turn-helix domain-containing protein; translation: MPISIDRLENEPPEVLAVREGTQPYTVLQFLAKNDDQAYTQTEIAETTGIDRGSVGAVLSRLDDRDLVRHKGRYWAIGTDDRLAAFAAQQQASSMSTTDDYYAGEE
- a CDS encoding DNA polymerase sliding clamp; translated protein: MFTAIVSAETLRTTLDSVSVLVDECKIHLTEDGLEIRAVDPANVGMVDLELEAAAFESYEADGGIIGVDLSRLEDIAGMADAGQLVQLELDEETRKLHIHIDGLEYTLALIDPDSIRQEPDLPDLDLPARIVIEGRDIDRAVRAADMVSDHIALGVDTAAEHFYVDAEGDTDDVHLELGPEDLISLELGEAHSLFSLDYLKDMNKAIPADGEVVVELGEEFPVKFHFDIAEGLGNVTYMLAPRIQSE
- the hjc gene encoding Holliday junction resolvase Hjc; the protein is MSANRKGDRRERELVNALDSAGFAVMRAPASGSATERELPDVLAGNGTVFYAIEAKSSAADPIYLTSEEVEALRYFAASFGAKPRIAARFDREDWAFFHPAETLTENGAYRVKHDRAVEDGERIKDLWVEEPDPEARREDVRGILNALDTGVMSVEEAVESLL